The following proteins are encoded in a genomic region of Paenibacillus sp. FSL R7-0273:
- a CDS encoding YhgE/Pip family protein, with amino-acid sequence MRAINVFWKDLKILLGKPMLLLTLLGVAALPMLYSGFLVEGSWDPYGNTGKLPVAVVNLDKGAQYEGKTMEAGNDFVDELKSNTDFNWKFVDAAEAEDGMAHNRYYMTITIPADFSQNATTLTQEKPVQSEIVFEPNSDYNFVAGQIGNSAMNKLKSKLSAKITEAYTRSMYDQVDTIAAGLDDAGSGASELQEGADKLTDGLSTLKTNLSKLSGGTTELQSGLKLLYKGAGTLNDGTGTLTDGTADLASGLSQLSKAEQQLQEGAAKSQTGASQLAAGLAGAKDGSGKLTAGLTASEAASGELADGAGQVAAGLEQLLAATPELQDSEQFQQLLAASKQVAAGSAQLHSGQEQLLAGSTQLTEVQQQLYDGAAALSSGGTQLVTGLSTFGDKLNDATSGSSRLAAGASALKQGASQLAEGLTRLAGGVDGLSEGAGKLTEGAVELQDGSGKLASGSGELAQKLSDAAAETASVNSSDDTVSMFAEPVKLVENTDRKLDHYGLGIAPYFLSLALFMGALVFTTVFSLRESNVPDASPMGRFASRTLMFIMVSVLQSLLADAVLLYGLKLEVQSVPLFYLFTLLVSFTFTMIVQALVTWLDNPGRFLAIVLMIFQLTSSAGTFPLELLPQWMQKVNPWLPMTHSIVGYKAIIASGDYALMREQIVYLLSYAVVFLGLTFLYFLRQHGKRTKSPVQELTA; translated from the coding sequence GTGAGAGCCATTAATGTATTCTGGAAGGATTTAAAAATACTGCTCGGGAAGCCGATGCTGCTGCTTACGCTGCTTGGTGTGGCGGCACTGCCGATGCTGTACAGCGGTTTTCTCGTGGAAGGCTCCTGGGACCCTTACGGAAATACAGGCAAGCTCCCCGTGGCTGTAGTGAACCTGGACAAAGGCGCGCAGTATGAGGGGAAGACGATGGAGGCCGGCAATGATTTTGTGGACGAGTTAAAATCAAACACCGATTTCAACTGGAAGTTCGTTGATGCAGCCGAAGCGGAAGATGGTATGGCGCATAACCGCTATTATATGACGATTACGATTCCTGCTGATTTTTCGCAAAACGCGACTACTCTGACGCAGGAAAAGCCGGTGCAGTCGGAAATTGTTTTTGAGCCGAACAGTGATTATAACTTTGTCGCAGGGCAGATCGGCAACAGTGCCATGAATAAGCTGAAGTCGAAGCTGTCTGCTAAAATTACTGAAGCCTATACACGCAGCATGTACGATCAGGTGGATACGATTGCTGCGGGGCTTGATGACGCGGGCAGCGGGGCAAGCGAGCTGCAGGAAGGTGCAGACAAGCTGACAGACGGCTTGTCTACGCTGAAGACCAACCTGAGCAAGCTGTCGGGCGGCACAACCGAGCTGCAGAGCGGCCTGAAGCTGCTCTATAAAGGAGCGGGTACCCTGAATGACGGCACAGGCACGCTGACTGACGGAACAGCAGATCTGGCCAGCGGCCTCAGCCAGCTCTCCAAAGCGGAGCAGCAGCTGCAGGAAGGCGCGGCGAAGTCGCAGACCGGAGCTTCGCAGCTGGCCGCCGGGCTGGCGGGTGCCAAGGACGGCAGCGGTAAGCTGACCGCTGGGCTGACGGCCTCCGAGGCGGCGAGCGGCGAGCTGGCTGATGGTGCCGGGCAGGTAGCGGCCGGGCTGGAGCAGCTGCTCGCAGCGACGCCGGAGCTGCAGGACAGCGAGCAGTTCCAGCAGCTGCTGGCTGCGAGCAAGCAGGTGGCCGCCGGCAGCGCGCAGCTGCACAGCGGCCAGGAGCAGCTGCTGGCGGGCAGCACGCAGCTGACGGAGGTGCAGCAGCAGCTGTATGACGGCGCTGCTGCACTGAGCAGCGGCGGAACGCAGCTGGTCACCGGCTTAAGCACATTCGGCGACAAGCTGAATGATGCGACCTCCGGCAGCAGCAGGCTGGCTGCCGGGGCTTCGGCCCTGAAGCAGGGTGCTTCGCAGCTGGCTGAAGGGCTGACCAGGCTGGCCGGAGGCGTCGACGGCCTGTCGGAAGGCGCCGGCAAGCTGACGGAGGGTGCCGTTGAGCTGCAGGACGGCTCCGGCAAGCTGGCCAGCGGCAGCGGCGAGCTGGCGCAGAAGCTGAGTGACGCGGCAGCAGAAACGGCCAGCGTGAATTCCAGCGACGATACAGTCAGCATGTTCGCCGAGCCGGTCAAGCTGGTCGAGAACACGGACCGCAAGCTGGATCATTACGGTCTGGGCATTGCCCCGTATTTCTTATCGCTTGCGCTCTTTATGGGGGCTCTTGTGTTCACAACCGTATTCTCCCTGCGGGAATCGAATGTGCCGGATGCATCGCCGATGGGCCGGTTCGCCAGCCGTACGCTGATGTTCATCATGGTCAGCGTGCTGCAATCGCTGCTTGCCGATGCTGTCCTCCTGTACGGCTTGAAGCTGGAGGTGCAGAGCGTGCCGCTATTCTATCTGTTCACCCTGCTCGTCAGCTTCACCTTTACCATGATTGTCCAGGCGCTGGTAACGTGGCTGGATAATCCGGGCCGCTTCCTGGCGATTGTACTGATGATCTTCCAGCTGACCTCCAGTGCCGGGACCTTCCCGCTGGAGCTGCTTCCGCAGTGGATGCAGAAGGTTAATCCGTGGCTGCCGATGACGCACAGCATTGTCGGCTACAAGGCGATCATCGCCAGCGGCGATTACGCCCTGATGCGTGAGCAGATCGTATATCTGCTAAGCTATGCCGTGGTATTCCTCGGCCTGACGTTCTTGTATTTCCTGCGCCAGCATGGCAAACGGACGAAAAGTCCCGTTCAGGAGCTGACGGCTTAA
- a CDS encoding DsbA family oxidoreductase — protein MRIDVWSDYACPFCYIGKRRLEHALSQFPDRDKVEVVFRSFQLDPTARTDESRDIHEMLASKYGMTRDKAIAMNEQLAGQAQGVGLQFNFDTLVPTNTFDGHRLSHYAATKGKDKELTERLLKAYFTDSVNIGKHDVLASLAAEVDLDAEEVAAVLNSDAYSAEVNQDIDAARQLNVTGVPFFVFNNKYAVSGAQPGPVFTEVLDTVWAEEQSKPALQVVGQPKSQAPDGEGCDDGSCSI, from the coding sequence ATGAGAATAGATGTATGGTCTGATTATGCCTGCCCGTTCTGCTACATCGGCAAAAGACGGCTGGAGCACGCGCTGAGCCAATTCCCGGACCGCGACAAGGTGGAGGTTGTATTCCGCAGCTTCCAGCTCGACCCGACAGCCCGGACAGATGAAAGCAGAGACATTCATGAAATGCTGGCTTCCAAGTATGGAATGACCCGCGATAAGGCTATTGCGATGAACGAACAGCTTGCAGGGCAGGCGCAGGGCGTCGGCTTGCAGTTTAACTTTGACACACTGGTGCCTACCAATACTTTTGACGGACACCGCCTGAGCCATTACGCTGCCACCAAAGGCAAAGACAAGGAGCTGACTGAACGTCTGCTAAAAGCGTACTTCACTGATTCGGTGAATATCGGCAAGCATGATGTCCTGGCTTCGCTGGCTGCCGAAGTAGACCTTGATGCGGAAGAAGTAGCTGCAGTCCTGAACAGCGATGCTTATTCGGCTGAGGTGAATCAGGATATTGATGCGGCCCGGCAGCTGAATGTGACCGGTGTACCGTTCTTTGTCTTCAATAATAAGTATGCTGTTTCCGGAGCCCAGCCCGGCCCGGTCTTTACTGAGGTGCTCGACACCGTCTGGGCGGAGGAGCAGAGTAAGCCTGCACTGCAGGTTGTCGGCCAGCCTAAATCTCAGGCTCCGGACGGCGAAGGCTGCGATGACGGCTCCTGCAGCATCTGA
- a CDS encoding glycosyltransferase family A protein produces MHDVSIVIPTRNRISDLTLCIESIGRQTELEDVSIELLIVDDGEIEDSVLAHFRKVLAQMPDAELHYYRKTKPGVWLSRYEALGLIDGEIVLSFDDDAELDDPLYIRRMLDTYASDHSIVGVGGIAKGLSSSASGKLLGRLTCQMSASPGRLSASTLAGSLLLWGETDNIFETDFFHGCNMSFKRESLKDMKPYPWMTSYAVADDIYMCHLASRYGKLVINPEMKITHHESPSSRDKAGRVARATAVNHYYLLNLRKAPVKNYAALLWTLTYLTGKSTLKRNFNAVSGYASGIWFVLNPRKNKYREFMLD; encoded by the coding sequence ATGCATGATGTATCCATAGTCATTCCCACGCGCAACCGGATCAGCGATCTTACGCTGTGCATTGAATCCATCGGCAGGCAGACCGAGCTGGAGGATGTTTCGATCGAGCTGCTGATTGTTGACGACGGCGAGATCGAGGACAGTGTCCTGGCGCATTTCCGCAAGGTACTGGCCCAGATGCCTGATGCCGAGCTGCATTATTACCGCAAAACCAAGCCCGGCGTCTGGCTCTCCCGCTATGAAGCACTCGGGCTGATTGACGGGGAGATCGTGCTTAGCTTCGATGATGATGCCGAGCTGGACGACCCGCTCTATATCCGCCGGATGCTCGACACCTATGCCTCTGACCACTCCATTGTCGGCGTCGGCGGCATCGCCAAGGGCTTATCCAGCAGTGCGTCCGGGAAGCTGCTGGGCAGACTGACCTGCCAGATGTCGGCCTCACCGGGCAGGTTGTCAGCCAGTACGTTAGCTGGTTCGCTGCTGCTCTGGGGGGAGACGGACAATATTTTTGAGACCGACTTCTTCCACGGCTGCAACATGTCGTTCAAGCGGGAATCGCTGAAGGATATGAAGCCCTATCCCTGGATGACCAGCTATGCCGTAGCCGACGACATTTACATGTGCCATCTGGCCAGCAGATACGGCAAGCTTGTCATCAACCCCGAGATGAAGATTACCCATCATGAGTCACCAAGCTCGCGCGACAAGGCCGGGCGGGTAGCACGGGCTACCGCGGTGAACCATTATTATCTGCTTAATCTGCGCAAAGCACCGGTCAAAAATTACGCCGCCCTCCTCTGGACGCTTACTTATCTGACCGGCAAATCTACGCTGAAGCGTAATTTTAATGCCGTATCCGGTTATGCCAGCGGCATTTGGTTTGTCCTGAATCCACGAAAGAACAAATACAGGGAGTTCATGCTGGACTAG
- the dhaS gene encoding dihydroxyacetone kinase transcriptional activator DhaS, whose translation MSTSLLTKKALARSLKQLMEHTPLNKITVKLLVEDCGLNRQTFYYHFQDIFELLGWVYRTEAVESIARYRSYSTWTDGFYKIFCYIENNKAFCCNTLDSLGRTHLDTYLYEVTSDLVMGVLQELSAGMEVSSEDKAFIANFYTLAFTGLIIQWMRSGMKEQPKHMIEQLSMMIEGNFSNALHKYENKLV comes from the coding sequence ATGTCCACTTCCCTTCTGACTAAAAAAGCGCTGGCCCGCTCACTCAAGCAGCTGATGGAGCATACGCCGCTGAATAAAATTACCGTAAAGCTTCTGGTGGAGGACTGCGGATTGAACCGCCAGACCTTTTATTATCATTTCCAGGATATTTTTGAGCTGCTGGGCTGGGTTTACCGGACAGAGGCGGTTGAGAGCATTGCCCGGTACCGCAGCTACAGCACTTGGACCGACGGCTTCTATAAAATTTTCTGCTACATCGAGAACAACAAGGCCTTCTGCTGCAATACGCTGGATTCCCTCGGGAGAACACACTTGGATACGTACCTGTATGAGGTGACAAGCGATCTTGTTATGGGTGTGCTTCAGGAGCTGTCAGCCGGGATGGAGGTCAGCAGTGAGGACAAGGCGTTTATCGCCAATTTTTATACTCTGGCCTTCACAGGACTGATTATTCAATGGATGCGCAGCGGCATGAAGGAGCAGCCGAAGCATATGATTGAACAGCTGAGTATGATGATAGAGGGTAATTTCAGCAATGCGCTGCATAAATACGAGAACAAGCTGGTATAG
- a CDS encoding oleate hydratase: protein MTKEHGNRQVYFVGGGIASLAGAAYLVRDCDFPGQNIHIIEEMHILGGSNDGAGDVDQGYVIRGGRMLNDEVYENLWELLSTIPSIDHPGQSVREEIIAFDTANPTHSNARLIDRSGKVQDVLSMGFDMADRLAMGKLIITPEEAMGKARINDWFGPHFFETNFWYMWATTFAFQPWHSAVEFKRYMLRFMHEFPRIQTLEGVTRTPYNQYDSIILPLQKYLEPHGVDFSLKCTVTDLQFKDGDGITVTQMNVLREGIADVIEVKEGDLVIVTNGSMTESASLGSMSSAPELNGKGSSWKLWENIAAKKPGLGNPSPFADYVDESKWESFTVTFQDSVFFDLMEKFTRNRAGTGALVTFKDSSWFMSVVLAFQPHFRNQPEHVKVFWGYGLYPDKVGDFVNKKMCDCTGEEIMQELIGHLHFEAHRDEIMATANCIPCMMPYITAQFMPRLGTDRPKVVPDGSTNLAFISQFCEIPDDVVFTEEYSVRAARTAVYTLLGIGRPVEPIRQYHYDVRTLFASFVTSFR, encoded by the coding sequence GTGACAAAAGAGCACGGTAACCGGCAGGTTTATTTTGTAGGCGGCGGCATTGCATCCCTTGCGGGAGCGGCTTATCTCGTCAGGGATTGTGATTTTCCCGGGCAAAACATTCATATTATTGAAGAAATGCACATTCTCGGCGGCAGTAATGACGGCGCGGGCGATGTGGATCAGGGCTATGTGATCCGCGGCGGGCGGATGCTTAATGATGAAGTATATGAAAATCTGTGGGAGCTGCTGAGCACCATTCCGTCTATCGACCATCCGGGACAATCGGTGCGCGAGGAGATCATCGCCTTCGATACTGCTAACCCCACTCATTCCAATGCGAGACTGATCGACCGCAGCGGCAAGGTTCAGGATGTGCTGTCGATGGGCTTTGATATGGCTGACCGGCTGGCAATGGGTAAGCTGATCATTACGCCGGAGGAAGCGATGGGTAAGGCGCGGATTAACGACTGGTTCGGTCCGCATTTTTTCGAGACCAATTTCTGGTATATGTGGGCGACCACGTTCGCCTTCCAGCCTTGGCACAGTGCAGTCGAATTCAAGCGGTACATGCTCCGCTTCATGCATGAGTTCCCGCGGATTCAGACCCTGGAGGGGGTAACGCGCACTCCGTATAACCAGTATGATTCCATCATTCTGCCTCTGCAAAAGTATTTGGAGCCGCACGGAGTGGACTTTTCGCTGAAATGTACCGTAACCGATCTGCAGTTCAAGGACGGCGACGGCATTACGGTTACGCAGATGAACGTGTTGCGCGAGGGTATTGCGGATGTCATTGAGGTAAAAGAAGGCGACCTCGTTATCGTCACAAACGGTTCGATGACCGAAAGCGCAAGCCTTGGCTCAATGAGCTCTGCCCCTGAGCTGAACGGCAAAGGAAGCTCCTGGAAGCTGTGGGAGAACATCGCCGCCAAAAAGCCGGGGCTTGGCAATCCGTCCCCTTTTGCCGATTATGTGGACGAATCTAAGTGGGAGTCGTTCACCGTCACCTTTCAGGATTCTGTCTTCTTTGACCTGATGGAGAAGTTTACGCGCAACCGGGCCGGCACAGGCGCGCTTGTTACCTTCAAGGATTCCAGCTGGTTCATGTCGGTTGTGCTGGCCTTCCAGCCGCATTTCCGCAATCAGCCCGAGCATGTCAAGGTGTTCTGGGGCTACGGGCTATATCCGGACAAGGTCGGTGATTTCGTCAACAAAAAAATGTGCGACTGCACCGGAGAAGAGATTATGCAGGAGCTCATCGGCCATCTGCATTTTGAGGCGCACCGCGATGAGATTATGGCTACGGCCAATTGTATCCCGTGTATGATGCCGTACATCACCGCCCAGTTCATGCCGCGGCTTGGCACCGACCGGCCGAAGGTTGTGCCGGACGGATCGACTAACCTGGCTTTTATCAGCCAGTTCTGCGAAATCCCGGATGACGTCGTGTTCACTGAGGAATACTCTGTACGCGCTGCGCGAACCGCTGTCTACACTCTGCTCGGCATAGGCCGTCCGGTGGAGCCGATCCGCCAGTACCATTACGATGTGCGGACGCTGTTCGCCAGCTTCGTGACTTCGTTCAGGTAG
- a CDS encoding RluA family pseudouridine synthase produces the protein MNTRRNPKEASRRGAKPGASSQAQSQSKPGARTRSNKPGGKTAPSVRAKAAPQVKSYTVSEPAELLPFLLDKLSGRGRNSVKSLLSRGQVSVNGKAVTKHNYPLQPGHTVAIDLEKQVQAKEMAGLTIVHEDDDLIVIQKDAGLLSIATGEEDEQTAYRQLMEHVRLSNPRNRIFVVHRLDRDTSGVMMFAKSEAVQQKLQMNWKDTVKERSYVALVEGAVKKAEGTVSSWLKETSTLKMYSSPHEGDGQHAVTHYKLIQANRHFSLLEVRLETGRKNQIRVHMADIGHPIAGDKKYGAETKAVGRLGLHARVLSFVHPTTGDLLTFESPIPKTFLKYTAPAPAN, from the coding sequence ATGAACACAAGAAGAAATCCCAAGGAAGCGTCCAGACGGGGCGCCAAGCCAGGTGCCTCCTCCCAGGCACAATCACAGTCAAAACCGGGTGCAAGAACCCGTTCCAATAAACCGGGCGGCAAGACTGCTCCTTCAGTCAGGGCAAAGGCTGCGCCTCAGGTCAAAAGCTATACCGTATCCGAGCCGGCTGAGCTCCTGCCGTTCCTGCTGGACAAGCTGAGCGGGCGCGGGCGCAATTCTGTTAAGTCGCTGCTGTCCCGCGGGCAGGTATCCGTGAACGGCAAAGCCGTTACTAAGCATAACTATCCGCTGCAGCCGGGCCATACCGTAGCCATTGACCTGGAGAAGCAGGTTCAGGCCAAGGAGATGGCCGGACTGACCATCGTCCATGAGGATGATGATCTGATTGTCATCCAGAAGGATGCCGGACTGCTGTCCATCGCCACCGGTGAGGAGGATGAACAAACCGCATACCGCCAGCTCATGGAGCATGTGCGCCTGAGTAATCCGCGTAACCGCATCTTTGTAGTACACCGGCTGGACCGCGACACCTCTGGAGTGATGATGTTCGCCAAAAGCGAGGCGGTGCAGCAGAAGCTGCAGATGAACTGGAAGGACACGGTCAAGGAACGTTCTTACGTGGCGCTGGTAGAAGGAGCCGTCAAAAAAGCTGAAGGCACGGTCAGCTCCTGGCTCAAGGAAACCTCCACGCTCAAAATGTACTCCAGCCCGCATGAAGGCGACGGCCAGCATGCCGTAACCCACTATAAACTGATCCAGGCAAACCGCCACTTCTCCCTGCTGGAAGTGCGGCTTGAGACCGGACGCAAAAACCAGATCCGTGTCCACATGGCCGACATCGGCCATCCGATCGCCGGTGACAAGAAATACGGTGCCGAAACCAAGGCAGTAGGCCGGCTTGGCCTGCATGCCCGTGTGCTCTCCTTTGTGCACCCGACAACCGGCGACCTGCTGACCTTCGAGAGTCCGATTCCGAAGACTTTCCTGAAGTACACCGCCCCGGCACCGGCGAATTAA
- a CDS encoding IS110 family transposase: MKFNRNETTNQRIERITVQHVVVGIDIAKDMHAAQMTDFRGRSLTPRHLSFPNTLEGFEKLLRWVKEAQSKHRLTSLLIGLEPTGHYWFNLANWLLQQGIEVVLVNPVTTHRNKENRDNSPSKNDPKDALVIADVVSRGYYTDYVTQEATFERLKTLMSDREYWVKQSISLGNRIVRWIDLYFPEFRQVFPDWTVLRSLASLHACPLPCDLKRLSVDEVIKLWRKQGMKRASGVSGRAKAGALLAAAARSIGDTRATEEARQDLYRLIQTYKQVTVMLGEIEEALGRILQEIPLAEQLRSIPGLGTMTLAAILASAGDLRLYAHGRQLLRRAGLNLAECTSGKFKGQIKLSKRGDSMLRKHFYWGMLNLVRQNPDFKRWHTHNQERGMKKQASLFKLIGKLARILIGMVQRGESYQSASAAPVAA; the protein is encoded by the coding sequence ATGAAGTTTAACCGAAACGAAACAACGAATCAACGTATTGAGCGAATTACGGTGCAGCATGTAGTGGTTGGGATCGACATTGCTAAGGATATGCACGCCGCGCAGATGACCGATTTTCGCGGGCGTTCGCTTACTCCCCGCCATCTGTCTTTTCCCAATACGCTAGAAGGCTTTGAGAAGCTTTTGCGTTGGGTAAAAGAAGCCCAGAGCAAGCACCGGCTAACATCCCTTCTTATTGGACTTGAACCTACGGGGCATTACTGGTTTAACCTTGCCAATTGGCTGCTTCAACAAGGGATTGAGGTGGTGTTGGTGAACCCGGTGACCACCCACCGTAATAAGGAAAACCGGGACAATAGCCCATCCAAGAATGACCCCAAGGATGCGCTTGTCATTGCAGACGTGGTCAGTCGCGGCTACTACACAGACTATGTGACTCAGGAAGCCACTTTTGAGCGTCTAAAGACACTCATGAGTGACAGAGAGTACTGGGTAAAGCAATCGATAAGCTTGGGCAATCGAATCGTCCGCTGGATCGACCTTTATTTCCCCGAATTCCGCCAAGTCTTTCCGGACTGGACAGTGCTTCGTTCGCTAGCATCGCTCCACGCTTGTCCTTTGCCATGTGATCTAAAGAGACTGAGTGTGGATGAGGTGATTAAACTTTGGCGCAAGCAAGGGATGAAACGGGCCTCCGGCGTCAGTGGCAGAGCGAAAGCAGGCGCGTTACTTGCAGCAGCAGCGCGCAGTATTGGGGATACGAGAGCAACGGAAGAAGCACGGCAAGACCTCTACCGCCTGATTCAAACCTACAAGCAGGTAACCGTCATGCTCGGTGAAATAGAGGAGGCCCTCGGGCGGATCCTGCAAGAAATTCCTTTGGCTGAGCAATTACGAAGTATCCCGGGTCTTGGCACGATGACGCTGGCAGCCATTCTAGCCTCAGCGGGCGACCTGCGCCTGTATGCGCACGGCAGGCAATTGTTACGACGAGCCGGTTTGAATCTGGCTGAGTGTACCTCCGGTAAGTTCAAAGGGCAAATCAAGCTCTCCAAGCGGGGGGACAGCATGCTCCGCAAGCACTTCTACTGGGGAATGCTGAATCTGGTGCGGCAAAACCCGGATTTTAAGCGGTGGCATACGCACAACCAGGAACGGGGCATGAAGAAGCAGGCGTCGCTTTTTAAACTGATTGGCAAGCTGGCTCGTATCCTGATCGGTATGGTCCAGCGAGGGGAATCATACCAAAGTGCATCTGCAGCCCCAGTTGCCGCATAA